The stretch of DNA GCCTGTTGCATGGCGACGGGAGCCACCCCCGGCAGCGGCTTGCCGTCCGGCGTGTGCGTAAAGGCGGCGAGATCGCCGACGACGTAGATCTCGGGATGTGATGGGACGGTGAGATCCGCGTTGACGGCCACGCGTCCGGCGCGATCGACCGGAGCGCCGAGCGCCGCGCCAAGCGGCGAGGCTGACACCCCGGCCGCCCACAGCACCGTCGCCGCCTCAATCCGCTCCCGCCCGATCGCGACGCCGCCTTCGTCGATCCCGGTCACGAGGGCCCTGGTGCGCACATCCACGCCGAGCCGCGCCAGCGCGCGCGTGCCGAACCCGCGGAGACGCGCGTCGAACGATGGCAGCACGGTGGGGCCGCCTTCGAGCAGGATGATGCGGGCCTGCCGGGGATCCACGCTCCTGAAATCGCGGCGCATGTGGCGCGCCAGCTCCGCGAGCGCGCCGGCCATCTCGACGCCTGTGGGCCCGCCGCCGATCACGACGAACGTCAACCACCGCGCGCGGGCGCGCGCGTCCGGCTCGAGCTCAGCCCTTTCGAATGCCAGCAGCACGCGGCGGCGGATCTCCAGGCCGTCCTCCAGCGTCTTCAACCCCGGCGCGCGCCTCTGCCACTCATCGTGGCCGAAATACGCGTGCGTCGCGCCGGTCGCGACGATCAGGAAATCGTAGTCGCGCGCGCCGCCGTCGGCGAGCCGCACACACGCGCGGGCCGGGTCCACGCCAACCACGTCAGCGAGCAGCACGTTCACGTTGCGCTGCCGTCGGAGCACCCAGCGGATCGGCGAGGCGATGTCGCCGGGCGACAGACCCGCCGTCGCCACCTGGTAGAGCAGCGGCTGGAACACGTGGTGGTTGCGGCGATCGAGCAGCGTGACGTCCAGCCGCGTGCGTCCCAG from Acidobacteriota bacterium encodes:
- a CDS encoding NAD(P)/FAD-dependent oxidoreductase — translated: MAHVVIIGGGFGGLAAARALGRTRLDVTLLDRRNHHVFQPLLYQVATAGLSPGDIASPIRWVLRRQRNVNVLLADVVGVDPARACVRLADGGARDYDFLIVATGATHAYFGHDEWQRRAPGLKTLEDGLEIRRRVLLAFERAELEPDARARARWLTFVVIGGGPTGVEMAGALAELARHMRRDFRSVDPRQARIILLEGGPTVLPSFDARLRGFGTRALARLGVDVRTRALVTGIDEGGVAIGRERIEAATVLWAAGVSASPLGAALGAPVDRAGRVAVNADLTVPSHPEIYVVGDLAAFTHTPDGKPLPGVAPVAMQQAQHAVKNILRTLRGEARQPFAYHDPGSLATIGRAAAVADFGRLKFTGHVAWLLWLFVHIMKLTGFRNRVVVFFQWAWAYFTQQRAVRLITHERPEGAVPR